The Nothobranchius furzeri strain GRZ-AD chromosome 8, NfurGRZ-RIMD1, whole genome shotgun sequence genome includes a region encoding these proteins:
- the LOC129156096 gene encoding uncharacterized protein yields MDSCGEWEEEELDRLLTRPPDKTCWESWRGGILCCIGLLICVVAISFISMPVSRVVTLKTTAVVKGWVHKRPGTLDLPRVSCLTPHEENFNATQWMEYCKAVTQGCPIPDPGEACSPTSTGWLMWLEQLNNVTDSHNSTYGLLGWEEGKLKVWDFTVDVQPVECITKIYHFGVLTVWGEYITGFDKVSDCMIFRLLAFPNGTAAGNDSWAMEGGSLPPMSQLIAPQDADTAVTPHLRRQTRAAKEQTKGHRLPSPQSIWLDRTKAFSAYKMIPLGKGKQLLPMTLHVTPKGVKLNFIHAPHVLNRSLIDGMTEYFMIIPRLAWDKGEADSVWRCIKKLTSDPKYPRTWWNNYIWKLMSLGGHVRGPFPGMIPKTSHDAWLVNSTSKRWALNVSYEMWTEDVHGLMGHFAPNGFDKPGRVTEYDVLFGQWWATNLTEGVLECRPKERLGSTIFWMANLLALLNPATVPTIKDVNVKKGVNMTPPFVRMEKHGSLIELTMVRSQGPHLDD; encoded by the coding sequence ATGGATTCCTGCGGagagtgggaggaggaggagctagatCGGCTCCTCACACGACCTCCTGATAAGACTTGCTGGGAGAGTTGGAGAGGAGGTATCTTATGTTGTATCGGCTTATTAATCTGTGTGGTAGCGATATCTTTTATCTCAATGCCTGTTTCACGAGTTGTAACACTCAAGACCACGGCTGTGGTTAAAGGGTGGGTTCACAAGCGACCAGGAACCCTAGACCTGCCTAGAGTGTCGTGCTTGACTCCTCACGAGGAGAACTTTAATGCCACTCAGTGGATGGAATATTGTAAGGCTGTTACACAGGGCTGTCCAATCCCTGATCCAGGCGAGGCCTGTAGCCCCACATCTACCGGCTGGCTGATGTGGTTAGAGCAGCTTAATAATGTCACCGACAGCCATAATTCTACTTATGGGCTGTTAGGATGGGAGGAAGGAAAGCTTAAAGTGTGGGATTTCACAGTTGATGTACAACCTGTGGAATGTATTACTAAAATCTACCATTTTGGGGTACTAACTGTCTGGGGAGAATATATAACTGGTTTTGATAAGGTTTCTGATTGCATGATATTCAGACTCCTTGCGTTCCCGAATGGAACTGCAGCTGGGAATGATAGCTGGGCAATGGAGGGGGGTTCCCTACCCCCCATGTCGCAGCTGATTGCTCCACAAGACGCAGACACGGCTGTGACCCCTCACTTGAGGAGGCAGACGCGTGCTGCTAAAGAGCAGACGAAAGGCCACAGGCTTCCTAGTCCACAGAGTATTTGGTTGGACAGAACCAAAGCTTTTTCAGCTTACAAAATGATCCCTTTAGGAAAGGGAAAACAACTGTTACCCATGACATTGCATGTAACCCCAAAGGGAGTTAAATTAAACTTCATTCATGCTCCGCATGTGCTGAACAGGAGCTTGATAGATGGAATGACAGAATATTTTATGATCATCCCACGTCTGGCCTGGGACAAAGGAGAGGCGGATAGCGTGTGGAGATGTATTAAGAAATTAACTAGTGACCCAAAATACCCCAGAACATGGTGGAATAATTATATATGGAAGTTAATGTCCTTAGGTGGACATGTACGAGGTCCTTTTCCTGGTATGATTCCGAAAACGAGTCATGATGCATGGCTTGTGAATAGCACATCGAAGAGATGGGCTCTGAATGTGTCATATGAAATGTGGACGGAGGATGTTCATGGCTTAATGGGACATTTTGCCCCGAACGGGTTCGATAAGCCAGGGCGAGTGACAGAGTACGATGTCCTTTTTGGACAATGGTGGGCTACCAATCTGACAGAAGGGGTGTTAGAATGCAGGCCTAAAGAGAGACTCGGCTCTACAATCTTTTGGATGGCTAATTTACTGGCGTTGTTGAACCCAGCTACAGTCCCAACGATTAAAGATGTAAATGTGAAAAAAGGTGTAAATATGACTCCTCCGTTcgtgaggatggagaaacatggcAGTTTAATAGAACTGACTATGGTCCGATCTCAAGGTCCGCATCTAGATGATTAG